CGAACGCAAGCTGGAGATGCTGTCCGACCGCGTGGGCGAACTGCACAAACGGATGCGATAATCCCGGCCTCTACTATACTGAACGAGTCCACACATATATTTCGAAGTGGGAGAGAAACCTCCATGAACAAGGCAATCATCACCGTGGTCGGCCAGGACACGGTCGGCATCATCGCGCGCGTCTGCACCTACCTGTCCGAGCGCAAGATCAACGTGCTCGACATCTCGCAGACCATTATCGACGGATTCTTCAACATGATGATGATTGTCGACGTGACCGAGGCCGACGAGGAGTTCGGCACCATCGTCGACGAGCTCGACCAGCTGGGCGAGCAGATCGGCGTGCGCATCCGCTGCCAGCGCGAAGAGATCTTCACGAAGATGCACCGCATCTGACGTCTCGAAAGGAACGAACCATGCTGAACATCATGGAGGTCCACGAGACCAATCAGATGATCGAGCAGGAGAAGCTCGACGTGCGCACCATCACCATGGGCATCAGCCTGCTCGACTGCGCGGCCGACACCGTGGACGAGGTGTGCGACAACATCTACCGCAAAATCACCACCTACGCGCGCGACCTCGTCTCCACCGGACAGGCCATCGAACGCGATTACGGCATTCCGATCGTGAACAAGCGCATCACCGTCACCCCCATCTCGCTGGTCGGCGCGAGCTCGTGCACAACCTCCGAGGACTTCGTGAAAATCGCGCACGCGCTTGACCGTGCGGCCAAAGAGGTCGGCGTCGACCTGATCGGCGGCTACTCCGCGCTCGTCTCCAAGTCGATGACCCCGGCCGAGGAGCTGCTGATCCGCTCGCTGCCGCAGGCGCTGAGCGAAACCGACATCGTCTGCTCGTCCGTCAACGTCGGCTCCACCAAAACCGGCATCGACATGAACGCGGTGGAACTGCTCGGCCATATCGTCAAAGACATCGCCTACGCCACCCGCGACAACGATTCCTACGGGTGCGTGAAATTCGTGGCCTTCTGCAACGTGCCCGACGACAACCCGTTCATGGCCGGCGGCTTCCATGGCGTGACCGAAGGCGACGCCGTGATCAACGTCGGCGTCTCCGGTCCCGGCGTGGTCTCCCGCGCGCTCGACGCGGCCAAGGGCAAGGATTTCGAATTCCTGTGCGAGACGATCAAGCGCACCGCGTTCAAGATCACGCGTGTGGGCCAGCTGGTCGCGCAGGAAGCGTCGCGTCGCCTCGGCATTCCGTTCGGCATCATCGACCTTTCCCTCGCGCCGACCCCGGCCGTGGGCGATTCGGTGGGCGAGGTGCTCGAGAAGATCGGTCTGGAACAGGTCGGCGCGCCCGGCACCACCGCGGCTCTCGCCATGCTCAACGACCAGGTGAAGAAGGGAGGCATCATGGCCTCCTCATATGTCGGCGGCCTGTCCGGCGCGTTCATCCCGGTCTCCGAAGACAAGAACATGATCGACGCGGCCGGTGCCGGATGCCTGACGATTGAGAAGCTCGAGGCCATGACCTGCGTGTGTTCGGTCGGCCTCGATATGATCGCGATTCCGGGCGACACCACCGCTTCGACCATCTCCGGCATCATCGCCGACGAGGCGGCCATCGGCATGGTGAACCAGAAGACCACCGCCGTGCGCATCATTCCGGTCGAAGGCAAGGGCGTGGGCGAGATGGCGAACTTCGGCGGCCTGATGGGCTATGCGCCGATCATGCCGGTGAACCAGACGAGCTGCGAGGCGTTCGTGACCCGCGGCGGCCGCATCCCCGCCCCGATCCACAGCTTCAAGAACTGACGCACGACGTCTATTCGTCGTGCGTCATCCCGAGCGCAGGACGCCGGGCATGTTGTGTGTCATCCCGAGCGGAGTCGAGGGATCCCAAAGGTTAGAGATCCCTCGACTCCGCCCTGCGGGCTTCGCTCGGGATGACGGAGAAAAGGGCATTATTGCGAGTTCGGACACACCAAACTCGATTACGACTATTTCCCGCCGGCGAAATTCAGCTGACGCCATGCTTCGTAGATGGCGATCGACGCGCAGTTGGTGAGATTCAGAGAGCGCAGGCTCGGGCGCATCGGCAGGCGCACCTGCTCGGCCACATGCGGGCCGGCCATGATATCCATCGGATCGGGAATGTCTCCCGGCTCCGGGCCGAACAGCAGAATATCGGTCGGACGGTACTCCACCTCGGTGTAGAGCTTGGTGGCATGGGCGGTGAACGCGATGATACGCGAGTTCGGCATCGATTCGACGAGGTTGTCGAAATTCGGATGCAGCACCACATGCGCCATATCGTGATAGTCGAGGCCGGCCCGGCGCAGCTTGGTGTCGCGCAGGTTGAACCCCAACGGCTCCACCAGATGCAGGATCGTTCCGGTCACCGCGCACAGGCGGATCGCGGAACCGGTGTTGCCGGGAATGCGCGGCGAGTAATAGCACAGATGGGGCGTCACGGTTTCCGTCGCCGCGGCCTTCTCCGCCGTGAGCATGGCGTCGACCACGGAGATCGGATTGCCGTGCGCGTCGGTCACCAATTCGTCCGGGCCGTAATTCGATTTGCGGTAGCCGTATTCGAACATCTTGCCGACTTGGGATTCCTCAGGGCGTTTCATATCGTTCGTCATAGCTGCTAAGAATATGAATGATGAACGACACTGCGTATGGGATTTCTCGACTACGGGCTGTGCCCTCCGCTCGAAATGACGAGGAGGAGCGGGTTGCGGCCTGTGCTCGAACTGATGGGGAGAGTCGGGCCGTGGCTGCCGCGCCGCGGATCGCGAAGCGACTGACGGCATGGTGGGAGGCGAACGCGCGCGACCTGCCGTGGCGGTTCGGACGCGCGACGCCGTGGGGCGTGCTCGTCTCCGAAGTGATGAGCCAGCAGACGCAGATGAGCCGCGTGGTGCCGTACTGGCAGGCATGGATGGAATTGTGGCCGGACGCGACGGCGCTCGCCGGCGCGTCGACGGCGGAGGTCATCACCATGTGGGGAAGGCTGGGGTATCCGCGCCGCGCGCTGCGATTGCAGGAATGCGCGCAAGCGGTATCCGAACGCTACGCCGACGAACTGCCGCGCACCTATGAACAGTTGGTTGCGCTGCCCGGCATCGGCGACTATACGGCCAGCGCGGTGATGAGTTTCGCGTTCGGCAGGCGAATCGCGGTGATCGACACGAATATCCGCCGCGTGCTCAGTCGCGTGTTCCTCGGTAAGGAATCGATGGGAGGGGCGGCCAGCGCGACCGAACGCGAACTCGCCAACACCGTGCTTCCCCAGGATCCGTCCGCTTCGGTGATGTGGAACCAGTCGGTGATGGAGTTGGGCGCGGTGGTGTGCGTGGCGAAGAAGCCGCTGTGCGAGCGTTGCCCGATTGCGGGGGAGTGCCTGTTTCTCGAATCCGGTCTGCCGGGACTGGGTGAGAAACGCACGCGGCCGCGGCAGCGCTTCCAAGGCACCGATCGCCAGGTGCGCGGCATCGTGCTGAACGCGTTGCGCACGCTGCCCGGAGCGCAAACGTCGTTGCCGCGCGAACAGGTGGAATCGCTGTGGAAGGACCATGTGCAGCTCGACTCCTGCATCGCCTCGCTGGATGAGGACGGTCTGATCGAAATCCTTGCCGACGGCTCGCTGCGTCTGCCCCGCTAATGGTTGAGGGCGGCTTGGTCTGACGGAGGCGCGGCGGATTCCCTCGTCCTTGTTCGGCTGGTTGGATTGGGGCGGATGGCGTCGCGTGCGCTTCGACGGATTGCCGAACGTGGGTGACGGCGGATGATGCGGTCGCATGTGAAAAGGAGATGGGGATGCCGTGTCTCGCACGAGGATGCGGTGAGGAGGGCATACACTCGTGGGTATGCCTCAGACCAGACATCCACGTTCCGCCGGGAACGGCCGCGCCGACAACGCCGGCCGTGCCGCGGGCACCCGGCGTGGGAGCGGATCCGGGGCGAATTCCTCGTCGCGTTCCTCGTCGCCGAAAGTCGGCGGTCCGTCCAAACGCGCGGCCTCGGCCGGTCGGTCGCGTGCGGCGGGAGCTTCGCGAGGCACCGCCGCACGCGCCTCGTCGAAGAGGCCGGGCATCCCCACTCGAGGAGGATCGGGCGGAACGTCGTCGAAGAAACGCAAGCCGTTAAGCGCGAAGGCACGCAAGAAGAGGGCGATGTACCGTCGCCGCCGCATCGTGGTGGCGGTGGCGTTGGTGTTGGTGATCGCGGTGGTGGTGTTCTGCTGCTACAGCCTGACCCGCGGCGCGAGCGCCATAGGAGCCCTGATCAACCATGACGACATATACGCGATCTCGCGCGAGGAGGTGCCAGAAAGCAAGCAGTCCAGCGGCACCAAGGATTGCACGGCGGAGAACGTGAGCCTGCAGCTCACCGCGCAGTCGCAGTCCGTTGCGGTCGGAGGAGCGATGGAGTTCTCCGCCTCGATCGTGCACGAAGGCTCGGGCAGCTGTCTGATTGACGCTTCGGACTCCAGCCGTGTGCTCACCATCACCTCCGGCGAGGAGACCATCTGGAGGTCGGATGTGTGCGCGGCCGATCCGCGCATGCTGCTGATGGCCAAGGGCGACAAGGACATCCAGACGATCACGTGGAACACGAATGCGAACGCCACACTCACCGAATGCACGGATGAGGCGTCCTGGCCCACGGTGAACGCCGGCACCTATGTGGCGCGGCTCAGTCTCAAAGACGTTCCCGACGTGACCAGCGACCAGGTGGTGTTCACCGTCCAGTGAAACGGCCTTACGCGGTGTCATCCTGAGCGCAGGCGCAGCCGGAGTCGAAGGATCTCATCTGGGTGGGGATCCCTCGACTCCGTCCTTCGGACTCCGCTCGGGATGACGAGGCGGGGATGTCTGTCGGGATGGCGGATGGGAATGTCCGTGTGTACGGGTAGTCTCGTGACTTTGCATGAGGTGTGTCATATTGCGGGCATGCCGACCAGGGCTTTAAGCCCCACCAACGACGATGAACGCCCGCACAGGCATATGGTGGCCGTGCCGGCGTCTGACCCGGAAAAACGGCGGAATTCCGCCGAAAGATTAGCGAGCGATAAGGAACGTCCATTGGCTGCCACTGAAGCTACGACGAACACCACCATGAACGCGCGCGCCGATAGCCGCGAAATCGAACTGCATA
Above is a window of Bifidobacterium eulemuris DNA encoding:
- a CDS encoding PFL family protein, coding for MLNIMEVHETNQMIEQEKLDVRTITMGISLLDCAADTVDEVCDNIYRKITTYARDLVSTGQAIERDYGIPIVNKRITVTPISLVGASSCTTSEDFVKIAHALDRAAKEVGVDLIGGYSALVSKSMTPAEELLIRSLPQALSETDIVCSSVNVGSTKTGIDMNAVELLGHIVKDIAYATRDNDSYGCVKFVAFCNVPDDNPFMAGGFHGVTEGDAVINVGVSGPGVVSRALDAAKGKDFEFLCETIKRTAFKITRVGQLVAQEASRRLGIPFGIIDLSLAPTPAVGDSVGEVLEKIGLEQVGAPGTTAALAMLNDQVKKGGIMASSYVGGLSGAFIPVSEDKNMIDAAGAGCLTIEKLEAMTCVCSVGLDMIAIPGDTTASTISGIIADEAAIGMVNQKTTAVRIIPVEGKGVGEMANFGGLMGYAPIMPVNQTSCEAFVTRGGRIPAPIHSFKN
- a CDS encoding HhH-GPD family protein — its product is MNDTAYGISRLRAVPSARNDEEERVAACARTDGESRAVAAAPRIAKRLTAWWEANARDLPWRFGRATPWGVLVSEVMSQQTQMSRVVPYWQAWMELWPDATALAGASTAEVITMWGRLGYPRRALRLQECAQAVSERYADELPRTYEQLVALPGIGDYTASAVMSFAFGRRIAVIDTNIRRVLSRVFLGKESMGGAASATERELANTVLPQDPSASVMWNQSVMELGAVVCVAKKPLCERCPIAGECLFLESGLPGLGEKRTRPRQRFQGTDRQVRGIVLNALRTLPGAQTSLPREQVESLWKDHVQLDSCIASLDEDGLIEILADGSLRLPR
- a CDS encoding tRNA (cytidine(34)-2'-O)-methyltransferase, with the protein product MTNDMKRPEESQVGKMFEYGYRKSNYGPDELVTDAHGNPISVVDAMLTAEKAAATETVTPHLCYYSPRIPGNTGSAIRLCAVTGTILHLVEPLGFNLRDTKLRRAGLDYHDMAHVVLHPNFDNLVESMPNSRIIAFTAHATKLYTEVEYRPTDILLFGPEPGDIPDPMDIMAGPHVAEQVRLPMRPSLRSLNLTNCASIAIYEAWRQLNFAGGK
- a CDS encoding ACT domain-containing protein; this translates as MNKAIITVVGQDTVGIIARVCTYLSERKINVLDISQTIIDGFFNMMMIVDVTEADEEFGTIVDELDQLGEQIGVRIRCQREEIFTKMHRI